From Solidesulfovibrio carbinoliphilus subsp. oakridgensis, the proteins below share one genomic window:
- a CDS encoding response regulator: protein MRVLVVEDDFTSRKILQKILGPFGEVDIAVNGLEALQAFNQSLDDDNPYDLICMDIMMPEMDGQTALKKIRAIEKERGILPAKEAKVVMTTALDDPKNVVEAYYKGGATSYVPKPIDKHMLLHLLKNLGVLE, encoded by the coding sequence ATGCGCGTGTTGGTTGTCGAGGATGATTTCACCAGCAGGAAGATCCTCCAGAAGATTCTCGGCCCCTTTGGCGAAGTCGACATCGCGGTCAACGGCCTGGAGGCCCTCCAGGCCTTCAACCAGTCCCTTGACGACGACAATCCCTATGACCTGATCTGCATGGACATCATGATGCCCGAGATGGACGGGCAGACGGCGCTTAAAAAGATCCGGGCCATCGAAAAGGAACGGGGCATCCTCCCGGCCAAGGAGGCCAAGGTCGTCATGACCACGGCCCTGGACGACCCGAAAAACGTGGTGGAAGCCTATTACAAGGGCGGGGCCACCTCCTACGTGCCAAAGCCCATCGACAAGCACATGCTGCTCCACCTGCTCAAAAATCTCGGCGTCCTCGAATAA
- a CDS encoding HD domain-containing protein — translation MIDRLLAWFDDFVAGCAMAEPADAARLELKRRHCRLVMDEAREQALELNLSPRLVRLATVAGLVHDTGRFPQYQRYRTFRDADSANHAVLGAIALARHHGLAGLPDRDRRLVRLAVVAHNRRTIPRAVLGGDPEALTLVRIVRDADKLDIARIMIEHFKAPSDKDDVVFLGLPDIPDRYNPDVLADIEAGRIGNYAAMGTTNDFALLLLSWINDMAFPRTRRLFFERGHVRELFDVLPGLPALRAFKDRYHDRFGPSAPAA, via the coding sequence ATGATTGACCGGCTGCTCGCATGGTTCGATGATTTCGTGGCCGGCTGCGCCATGGCGGAGCCGGCCGATGCCGCGCGCCTGGAACTCAAGCGCCGCCACTGCCGGCTGGTCATGGACGAGGCCCGGGAGCAGGCCCTGGAGTTGAACCTTTCGCCGCGCCTAGTCAGGCTGGCCACCGTGGCCGGACTGGTCCACGACACGGGCAGATTCCCCCAATACCAGCGCTACCGGACCTTCCGGGACGCCGACAGCGCCAACCACGCCGTCCTCGGGGCCATCGCCCTGGCCCGCCACCACGGCCTGGCCGGGCTCCCGGACCGGGACCGCCGGCTCGTGCGCCTGGCCGTCGTCGCCCACAACCGGCGGACCATCCCCCGGGCGGTTCTTGGCGGCGATCCGGAGGCCCTGACGCTTGTCCGCATCGTGCGCGACGCCGACAAGCTCGACATCGCCCGGATCATGATCGAGCATTTCAAGGCTCCAAGCGACAAGGACGACGTGGTCTTCCTCGGCCTCCCCGACATCCCGGACCGCTACAACCCCGACGTCCTCGCCGACATCGAGGCCGGCCGCATCGGGAACTACGCCGCCATGGGCACGACCAACGATTTCGCCCTGCTGCTTTTAAGCTGGATCAACGACATGGCCTTTCCCCGGACCCGGCGGCTTTTCTTCGAGCGCGGCCACGTCCGGGAACTCTTCGACGTCTTGCCCGGCCTGCCGGCCCTTCGCGCCTTCAAGGACCGCTACCACGACCGCTTCGGGCCAAGCGCCCCCGCAGCGTAA
- a CDS encoding tetratricopeptide repeat protein yields MDYSPILFDTVVIVTRNEENARRDRRSLAAFRPRRVEQFSSGEKALEFLTANRTDMVLLDSQLDDMEGTQFLRAARRDLRLKDVPVVLVTSESQRDKVLDAIAVGCAGYILRPYSQETFTKHVLRGCQVERVTEIEREQIEDAREMVAMGNFDDAIEAFEEIISEQNMAQKYYDMGCRCLIRQKYGQAIIAFKKAIKINDLFAEAYKGLADAYKGKGELDEFKRYLQKAAEIHAQFNRMEETKELFIEVLKYDPNTPNPFNSLGVKLRKSGDLAGALHAYQQALTLTPQDENIHFNMSKAFYFMGNTERARECVEKALDISPGFEEGRRLYRKLAGREFPRTGPSPGAGGGAGRHEAESLRDE; encoded by the coding sequence ATGGACTATTCCCCGATCCTCTTCGACACCGTGGTCATCGTCACCCGCAACGAGGAGAACGCCCGCCGCGACCGCCGGTCCCTGGCCGCCTTCCGGCCAAGGCGGGTGGAGCAGTTTTCCTCCGGGGAAAAAGCCCTGGAGTTTCTCACCGCCAACCGCACGGACATGGTGCTCCTCGACAGCCAGCTCGACGACATGGAAGGCACCCAGTTCCTGCGCGCCGCCCGCCGCGACCTGCGCCTCAAAGACGTGCCCGTGGTCCTCGTCACCTCGGAGAGCCAGCGCGACAAGGTCCTCGACGCCATCGCCGTGGGCTGCGCCGGCTACATCCTGCGCCCCTACTCCCAGGAGACCTTCACCAAGCATGTCCTGCGCGGCTGCCAAGTCGAACGCGTCACCGAAATCGAGCGCGAGCAGATCGAGGACGCCCGCGAAATGGTGGCCATGGGCAACTTCGACGACGCCATCGAAGCCTTCGAAGAGATCATCTCCGAACAGAACATGGCCCAGAAATACTACGACATGGGCTGCCGCTGCCTGATCCGCCAGAAGTACGGCCAGGCCATCATCGCGTTTAAAAAGGCCATCAAGATAAACGACCTCTTCGCCGAGGCCTACAAGGGCCTGGCCGACGCCTACAAGGGCAAGGGCGAACTGGACGAATTCAAGCGCTATCTCCAGAAGGCGGCTGAGATCCACGCCCAGTTCAACCGCATGGAAGAGACCAAGGAACTGTTCATCGAAGTCCTCAAATACGACCCCAACACCCCCAATCCCTTCAACTCGCTTGGCGTCAAGCTGCGCAAGAGCGGCGACCTGGCCGGGGCCCTCCACGCCTACCAGCAGGCCCTGACCCTCACCCCCCAAGACGAGAACATCCATTTCAACATGTCCAAGGCCTTCTATTTCATGGGCAATACCGAACGGGCACGGGAGTGCGTCGAGAAAGCCCTGGACATCAGTCCCGGCTTCGAGGAAGGCCGCCGGCTCTACCGCAAGCTCGCCGGCCGGGAATTCCCCCGCACCGGCCCCAGTCCCGGGGCAGGGGGCGGTGCGGGGCGACACGAGGCAGAGTCGCTGCGCGACGAGTAG
- a CDS encoding OmpA/MotB family protein: MLKLSDLRKRRPEDDDLWPISMADMMTLLLCFFLLLVAVSHVDLGRYERVADSMQKAMIPDKPASKPKAPEPQPAPPKAPAPQAAPKSPPPPPEPASVRSKVSHTTLASDPVPPLEPEKPKPEAKPAEPAPPQAAAVPAGPEAERTGPTKKSLEDIRKELAGKLDITSGAVEILPRENGVELNLRGAAFFDAASADIKSGGLPLLRDIAATLSGTPYRVTVEGHTDNRPIESWLYPSNWELSSARASRVARLLIDGGVPAGHMRVEGLADTQPVAPNTDPAGRSIAENQARNRRVVILVSP, translated from the coding sequence GTGCTGAAACTCTCCGACCTGCGCAAGCGCCGCCCCGAAGACGATGACCTGTGGCCGATCTCCATGGCCGACATGATGACGCTGCTCCTGTGCTTTTTCCTGCTCCTCGTGGCCGTGTCCCACGTGGACCTCGGCCGCTACGAGCGGGTGGCCGACTCCATGCAAAAGGCCATGATCCCGGACAAGCCGGCTTCCAAGCCCAAAGCCCCCGAGCCGCAACCCGCACCCCCCAAGGCTCCCGCGCCGCAGGCCGCCCCCAAGTCCCCGCCTCCGCCGCCAGAGCCCGCGTCCGTGCGCTCCAAGGTCAGCCACACCACCCTGGCCAGCGACCCCGTGCCGCCGCTCGAACCCGAAAAGCCCAAGCCCGAGGCCAAACCGGCCGAGCCCGCCCCGCCCCAAGCCGCGGCCGTCCCGGCCGGACCCGAGGCCGAACGGACCGGACCCACCAAAAAAAGCCTGGAAGACATCCGCAAGGAACTGGCCGGCAAGCTCGACATCACCTCCGGCGCGGTGGAAATCCTGCCCCGCGAGAACGGCGTGGAACTGAACCTGCGCGGCGCGGCCTTCTTCGACGCGGCCAGCGCGGACATCAAATCCGGCGGCCTGCCGCTTTTGCGCGACATCGCCGCCACCCTGTCCGGCACGCCCTACAGGGTGACCGTCGAAGGCCACACCGACAACCGCCCCATCGAATCCTGGCTCTACCCCTCCAACTGGGAACTCTCCTCGGCCCGGGCCAGCCGGGTGGCCCGCCTCCTCATCGACGGCGGCGTGCCGGCCGGCCACATGCGCGTCGAAGGCCTGGCCGACACCCAGCCCGTGGCCCCCAACACCGACCCCGCCGGCCGGTCCATTGCCGAGAACCAGGCCCGCAACCGGCGCGTCGTCATCTTGGTCAGCCCGTAA
- a CDS encoding motility protein A translates to MNIATVIGIVFGITILGFATFLSTDSAGVFINFPGLAIVLGGTLASTFICFPLKEVMRVFNTFLIALKREELPTDNYIEEIVEIARHASTRGTIHLEKALPGIENEFLQSAIQMLVDGYSREEIQEILDTRIEQTYQQELSSAGIYRTMAKLAPAYGMIGTLIGLIGMMQSMSVGLGNLGAHMAVALTTTLYGILLANLILLPIAIKVEKRIEERIILMCVIRDGTLFIKDKTPAAIVLDKLKAYLPTRRWSSIERKDKEEVEA, encoded by the coding sequence GTGAACATCGCCACCGTCATCGGCATCGTCTTCGGCATCACCATCCTCGGCTTCGCCACCTTCCTGTCCACGGACAGCGCCGGGGTCTTCATCAACTTCCCGGGCCTGGCCATCGTCCTTGGCGGCACTTTGGCCTCGACCTTCATCTGCTTCCCCCTCAAAGAGGTCATGCGGGTTTTCAACACCTTCCTCATCGCGCTCAAGCGCGAGGAGCTGCCGACCGACAACTACATCGAGGAGATCGTGGAGATCGCCCGCCACGCCTCGACCCGGGGCACCATCCACCTGGAAAAAGCCCTGCCCGGCATCGAAAACGAATTTCTGCAAAGCGCCATCCAGATGCTCGTGGACGGCTACTCCCGGGAAGAGATCCAGGAGATCCTCGACACCCGCATCGAGCAGACCTACCAGCAGGAGCTGTCCTCGGCCGGCATCTACCGGACCATGGCCAAGCTGGCCCCGGCCTATGGCATGATCGGCACCCTGATCGGCCTGATCGGCATGATGCAGTCCATGAGTGTGGGCCTTGGCAATCTTGGCGCCCACATGGCCGTGGCCCTGACCACCACGCTCTACGGCATCCTGCTGGCCAACCTGATCCTCCTGCCCATCGCCATCAAGGTGGAAAAACGGATCGAGGAACGCATCATCCTCATGTGCGTCATCCGCGACGGCACGCTTTTCATCAAGGACAAGACCCCGGCCGCCATCGTCCTCGACAAGCTCAAGGCCTACCTGCCGACCAGGCGCTGGTCGTCCATCGAACGCAAGGACAAGGAAGAGGTCGAGGCGTGA
- a CDS encoding Crp/Fnr family transcriptional regulator, with protein sequence MRRDIDLEDEQRDTTVRTFHKGATLFKEGQPGDVAYIVKTGRVAVYRVINNRRVGLGERGPGEMVGEMGVMTGEPRGSSAEALEYTEVLVCDQNLVRTMLLKSPRPVQILAGYLVDRVKALSARVTDRPAANPFLSVCRVTALAWQAASRTEVPELRYAELSRTIKDILLVSQIEIDAVFDRLKQMHLVTVTDVKGSFTRKDPVLGSEKPGTAFVKDRLVRLPDADKFLAVAKNMARDAKGRPDFEVDLEFCDLPDFAAAAGTTPDILYKKIGYREIPEELFFFHKGQTMAYIERMGPDYFKQARKPRLSAADLECLDDIVHVDNATLQEAFSNLGFHKVAVAAATAGEAACEKIYKNLSKKIAAVVREEAAALAGCDEDEAADVEKELLDRIKAIKGLAL encoded by the coding sequence ATGCGCCGAGACATCGACCTCGAGGACGAGCAGCGCGACACGACGGTGCGCACCTTCCACAAAGGCGCCACGCTGTTCAAGGAAGGCCAGCCCGGCGACGTGGCCTATATCGTGAAGACCGGCCGGGTGGCCGTCTACCGGGTGATCAACAACCGCCGGGTGGGTCTTGGCGAACGCGGACCGGGAGAGATGGTCGGCGAAATGGGGGTCATGACCGGCGAGCCGCGCGGCAGCTCGGCCGAGGCCCTGGAATACACCGAGGTGCTGGTGTGCGACCAGAACCTCGTGCGCACCATGCTGCTCAAAAGCCCGCGCCCGGTCCAGATCCTGGCCGGCTATCTGGTCGACCGGGTGAAAGCCCTGTCCGCCCGGGTCACCGACCGGCCGGCCGCCAATCCCTTCCTGTCCGTGTGCCGGGTGACGGCGCTCGCCTGGCAGGCGGCCAGCCGGACCGAAGTCCCGGAACTGCGCTACGCCGAGCTTTCCCGCACCATCAAAGACATCCTGCTCGTCAGCCAGATCGAGATCGACGCGGTCTTCGACCGCTTAAAGCAGATGCACCTCGTGACCGTAACCGACGTCAAAGGCAGCTTCACCCGCAAGGACCCGGTCCTTGGCTCGGAAAAGCCGGGCACGGCCTTTGTCAAAGACCGACTCGTCCGCCTGCCGGACGCGGACAAATTCCTGGCCGTGGCCAAAAACATGGCCCGCGACGCCAAGGGACGACCCGATTTCGAGGTGGACCTGGAATTTTGCGACCTGCCCGACTTCGCCGCCGCGGCCGGCACCACGCCGGACATCCTCTACAAGAAGATCGGCTACCGCGAGATTCCCGAAGAGCTCTTCTTTTTTCACAAAGGGCAAACCATGGCCTACATCGAGCGGATGGGGCCCGACTATTTCAAGCAGGCCCGCAAGCCGCGCCTCTCGGCCGCCGATCTCGAATGCCTCGACGACATCGTCCACGTGGACAACGCCACCTTGCAAGAGGCCTTCTCGAACCTCGGCTTCCACAAGGTGGCCGTGGCCGCGGCCACGGCCGGCGAGGCGGCCTGCGAGAAGATTTACAAGAACCTGTCGAAAAAGATCGCCGCCGTGGTCCGCGAAGAGGCCGCCGCCCTGGCCGGCTGCGACGAGGACGAGGCCGCCGACGTGGAGAAGGAATTGCTCGACCGGATCAAAGCCATCAAGGGACTCGCCCTGTGA
- a CDS encoding dihydroorotate dehydrogenase → MGIAGACRDVAVLSVSPVGEAGPAGGCYILELENPGLAPAVAGQFVMVRPKAFGTDPVWPRPFSICRLTAERLTLFVQVCGRGTDILCRLPAGAEVTVWGPLGQGFALEPDLPTVMLAGGVGIAPFVEYAATHPRPENLSLVFGHRQPLSCYPFDDLAGLVAARAFQEKTPADLPAFVALLDATVAAHADGLVLACGPRPFLVTVARLCRKYSVRGQVSLENRMACGVGGCLGCVEKNVLGSYVQTCTEGPVFWVEELALSEEA, encoded by the coding sequence GTGGGTATTGCCGGCGCTTGCCGCGACGTGGCCGTCCTGTCCGTCTCCCCGGTGGGGGAAGCGGGCCCGGCCGGCGGCTGTTACATCCTGGAGCTGGAAAATCCGGGCTTGGCCCCGGCCGTGGCCGGCCAGTTCGTCATGGTCCGGCCCAAGGCCTTCGGCACCGATCCGGTCTGGCCGAGGCCCTTTTCCATCTGCCGCCTGACGGCCGAACGGCTGACGCTTTTCGTCCAGGTCTGCGGCCGGGGCACGGACATCCTCTGCCGCCTGCCGGCCGGAGCGGAAGTGACGGTCTGGGGGCCGCTCGGCCAGGGGTTCGCCCTGGAGCCGGATCTGCCGACGGTCATGCTGGCCGGCGGGGTCGGCATCGCGCCCTTTGTGGAATACGCGGCCACGCACCCGAGGCCGGAGAACCTGTCCCTGGTCTTCGGCCACCGCCAGCCGCTTTCCTGCTATCCCTTCGACGATTTGGCCGGACTGGTCGCGGCCCGGGCGTTTCAGGAAAAGACGCCGGCCGACCTGCCGGCCTTTGTGGCGCTTTTGGACGCCACCGTGGCCGCCCATGCCGACGGGCTGGTCCTGGCCTGCGGGCCGCGGCCCTTCCTGGTGACCGTGGCCCGGCTTTGCCGCAAGTACAGCGTCCGGGGTCAGGTGTCGCTTGAAAACCGCATGGCCTGCGGCGTGGGCGGCTGTCTCGGCTGCGTCGAGAAAAACGTCCTTGGCTCCTACGTCCAGACCTGCACCGAGGGTCCGGTCTTCTGGGTCGAGGAACTGGCCCTTTCGGAGGAGGCATGA
- a CDS encoding dihydroorotate dehydrogenase: MSVDTTVRLPGMRLKNPVMTASGTFGYGLEFAPYGDLRALGGIVVKGLSLAPRLGNPMPRIAETPSGMLNAIGLQNCGVEVFLRDKLPRLPHAATPIIANLYACDADEFAELAGVLSKAEGVAALEVNISCPNVKAGGIAFGQDPAMAGRLTEAVKKRAGDKPVWVKLSPNVTDIVAIARAAVLGGADALTCINTLTGMSVDIRTRKPRLANGIGGLSGPAIKPVALRCVWQVCRAVSAPVIAVGGISSAEDVLEFMLVGAHAVQIGTANFMRPDMAFRIAERLPVLMEELGIGSLDAYRGTLALPGA, encoded by the coding sequence ATGAGCGTGGACACCACCGTTCGCCTGCCGGGGATGCGGCTCAAAAACCCGGTCATGACCGCCTCCGGCACCTTCGGCTACGGCCTGGAATTCGCGCCCTACGGCGACCTGCGGGCCCTGGGCGGCATCGTGGTCAAGGGGCTGTCGCTTGCGCCGCGCCTGGGCAACCCCATGCCGCGCATCGCCGAGACGCCGTCCGGGATGCTCAATGCCATCGGCCTGCAAAACTGCGGCGTGGAAGTCTTTTTGCGCGACAAGCTGCCGCGCCTGCCCCACGCCGCAACGCCGATCATCGCCAACCTCTACGCCTGCGATGCCGACGAATTCGCCGAGCTGGCCGGGGTCCTGTCCAAGGCCGAGGGCGTGGCCGCCCTGGAGGTCAATATTTCCTGCCCCAACGTCAAGGCCGGGGGCATCGCCTTTGGCCAGGACCCGGCCATGGCCGGGCGACTGACCGAGGCCGTCAAAAAGCGGGCCGGGGACAAGCCGGTCTGGGTGAAGCTCTCGCCAAACGTCACCGACATCGTGGCCATCGCCCGGGCGGCCGTGCTCGGCGGGGCCGACGCGCTGACCTGCATCAACACGCTGACCGGCATGAGCGTGGACATCCGGACCCGAAAGCCGCGGCTCGCCAATGGCATCGGCGGCCTGTCCGGCCCGGCCATCAAGCCCGTGGCCCTGCGCTGCGTCTGGCAGGTCTGCCGGGCGGTCTCGGCCCCGGTCATCGCCGTTGGCGGCATAAGCTCCGCCGAGGACGTGCTGGAATTCATGCTGGTCGGGGCCCACGCCGTCCAGATCGGCACGGCCAACTTCATGCGCCCGGACATGGCCTTCCGCATCGCCGAACGGCTGCCGGTGTTGATGGAAGAGCTCGGGATCGGGAGCCTCGACGCCTACCGGGGGACCCTGGCCCTGCCGGGAGCTTAG
- a CDS encoding ammonium transporter, which translates to MLQSGDTAFVLVSAALVLLMIPGLALFYGGMVRKKNVLGTIMQSFILISLVTFEWVYLGYSMSFGPDSHGLIGSLAWVGLGGVGAAPNPDYAATIPHIAFAMFQCMFAAITPALITGAVAERMRFGPFLLFSLAWTILVYNPVCHWVWGNGGWLKAMGVLDFAGGIVVHLTCGAAALAAVLVTGPRKDHGKHQIVPHNLPMTLLGTGLLWFGWFGFNAGSALAADGVAAGAFAATHLGGMAGMATWSAVEWWHRGKPTTLGAASGAVAGLATITPGAGFVAPGAAVAIGMVAGLVCYGAVLLKARLRFDDSLDVVGIHGVGGVLGTLLVGLLAQKLVNPAGADGLFYGNPHQLLTQVLAIAVVGVFAFAVSWIILAVLKATMGLRLEPQAETIGLDLSEHTEAAYGE; encoded by the coding sequence ATGCTTCAAAGTGGCGACACGGCCTTTGTCCTGGTCAGCGCGGCCCTTGTGCTGCTCATGATTCCGGGACTGGCCCTTTTTTACGGCGGCATGGTGCGCAAGAAAAATGTGCTCGGCACCATCATGCAAAGCTTCATCCTCATTTCCCTGGTCACCTTCGAGTGGGTCTACCTCGGCTATTCCATGTCCTTTGGTCCGGACAGCCACGGCCTCATCGGGTCCTTGGCCTGGGTGGGCCTCGGCGGCGTGGGCGCGGCCCCCAACCCGGACTACGCGGCCACCATCCCCCACATCGCTTTTGCCATGTTCCAGTGCATGTTCGCGGCCATCACCCCGGCGCTCATCACCGGGGCCGTGGCCGAGCGGATGCGCTTTGGCCCCTTTCTGCTCTTTTCCCTGGCCTGGACCATCCTGGTCTATAATCCGGTCTGCCACTGGGTCTGGGGCAACGGCGGCTGGCTGAAGGCAATGGGCGTCCTCGATTTCGCCGGCGGCATCGTGGTCCATCTGACCTGCGGCGCGGCCGCCCTGGCCGCCGTCCTGGTGACCGGACCCCGAAAGGACCATGGCAAGCACCAGATCGTGCCCCACAACCTGCCCATGACCCTTCTCGGCACGGGTCTTTTGTGGTTCGGCTGGTTCGGCTTCAACGCCGGCAGCGCGCTGGCCGCCGACGGCGTGGCCGCCGGGGCCTTTGCCGCCACCCATCTGGGCGGCATGGCCGGCATGGCCACCTGGTCGGCCGTCGAGTGGTGGCACCGGGGCAAGCCCACGACCCTCGGCGCGGCCTCGGGCGCGGTGGCGGGCCTGGCCACCATCACCCCGGGCGCGGGCTTCGTCGCCCCGGGCGCGGCTGTCGCGATCGGCATGGTGGCCGGCCTGGTCTGCTACGGGGCCGTGCTGTTAAAGGCCCGGCTGCGTTTCGACGACAGCCTGGACGTGGTCGGCATCCACGGCGTCGGCGGCGTGCTCGGCACGCTGCTCGTCGGCCTGCTGGCCCAGAAGCTGGTCAACCCGGCCGGGGCGGACGGGCTTTTCTACGGCAATCCCCACCAGCTCCTGACCCAGGTCCTGGCCATTGCCGTGGTCGGGGTCTTTGCCTTTGCCGTCAGCTGGATCATTCTCGCGGTCCTAAAGGCCACGATGGGCCTGCGTCTCGAACCCCAGGCCGAGACCATCGGGCTCGACCTCTCGGAACACACCGAAGCCGCCTACGGCGAATAG
- a CDS encoding P-II family nitrogen regulator — protein sequence MKRIEAIVRPFKLDDVKEKLTEMGIRGMTVDAVKGFGRQRGHTEVYRGAEYTIDFVPKVKIELVVEDADVPRLVAAIREAAHTGEIGDGKIFVIPLGDAVRIRTGETGGSAL from the coding sequence ATGAAACGCATCGAAGCCATCGTCCGGCCTTTCAAGCTCGATGATGTGAAAGAGAAACTGACGGAAATGGGCATCCGGGGCATGACCGTGGACGCGGTCAAGGGGTTCGGCCGGCAGCGCGGCCACACCGAGGTCTACCGGGGCGCGGAATACACCATTGATTTTGTGCCCAAGGTCAAAATCGAGCTGGTGGTGGAGGACGCGGACGTGCCCCGGCTGGTGGCGGCCATCCGCGAGGCGGCCCATACGGGCGAAATCGGGGACGGCAAGATCTTCGTCATTCCCCTTGGCGACGCCGTGCGCATCCGCACCGGAGAAACCGGCGGCAGCGCCTTATAG